Proteins encoded by one window of Vibrio rumoiensis:
- the carB gene encoding carbamoyl-phosphate synthase large subunit gives MPKRTDIKSVLILGAGPIVIGQACEFDYSGAQACKALREEGYRVILVNSNPATIMTDPEMADATYIEPIHWEVVRNIIAKERPDAVLPTMGGQTALNCALELEKHGVLAEFGVEMIGATADAIDKAEDRSRFDKAMKSIGLECPRADTAKTMEEAYKVLDMVGFPCIIRPSFTMGGTGGGIAYNKEEFEEICRRGLDLSPTNELLIDESLIGWKEYEMEVVRDKADNCIIVCAIENFDAMGIHTGDSITVAPAQTLTDKEYQLMRNASLAVLREIGVETGGSNVQFGINPKDGRMVIIEMNPRVSRSSALASKATGFPIAKIAAKLAIGYTLDELMNDITGGATPASFEPTIDYVVTKIPRFNFEKFAGANDRLTTQMKSVGEVMAIGRNQQESLQKALRGLEVGRDGFDEMVDLEAPDALTKIRQELKEAGCDRIWYIADAFRAGMSVDGVFNLTNVDRWFLVQIEELVKLEEEVRAGGYAGLNEDVLRKMKRKGFGDARLAKILGVAESEIRRMREQFDIHPVYKRVDTCAAEFSSDTAYMYSSYDEECEANPSDRDKIIVLGGGPNRIGQGIEFDYCCVHASLALREDGYETIMVNCNPETVSTDYDTSDRLYFEPVTLEDVLEIVRIEKPKGVIVQYGGQTPLKLARALEAAGVPIIGTSPDAIDRAEDRERFQTAVDRLGLLQPENATVTTMEQAIEKSREIGYPLVVRPSYVLGGRAMEIVYDEQDLRRYFNEAVSVSNESPVLLDLFLDDAVEVDVDAICDGEQVVIGGIMEHIEQAGVHSGDSACSLPAYTLSKEIQDVMREQVEKLAFELGVRGLMNTQFAVKDGKVYLIEVNPRAARTVPFVSKATGAPLAKIAARVMAGQSLASQGFTKEIIPPYYSVKEVVLPFNKFLGVDPLLGPEMRSTGEVMGVGKTFAQAFAKAELGIGNVYPEGGRALLSVRKEDKERVVELASQLIKLGYQLDATHGTAVVLGEAGINPRLVNKVHEGRPHILDRIKNNEYTYIVNTAAGRQAIEDSKVLRRGALQEKVNYTTTLNAAFASCMAHKEDNRSDVSSVQELHAKVKASLA, from the coding sequence ATGCCAAAACGTACTGACATAAAAAGCGTACTGATTTTAGGTGCTGGCCCAATTGTTATCGGTCAGGCTTGTGAATTTGACTATTCTGGTGCTCAAGCATGTAAAGCACTGCGTGAAGAAGGCTACCGAGTTATTCTTGTTAACTCTAACCCTGCCACCATTATGACCGACCCTGAAATGGCCGATGCGACTTATATCGAGCCGATTCACTGGGAAGTAGTTCGTAACATTATTGCGAAAGAGCGTCCAGATGCAGTCCTTCCTACCATGGGGGGGCAAACGGCTCTGAACTGTGCACTTGAGCTTGAAAAGCACGGTGTACTTGCCGAGTTCGGTGTGGAAATGATTGGTGCGACTGCCGATGCTATCGATAAAGCAGAAGACCGCTCTCGTTTTGATAAGGCGATGAAATCGATTGGCCTTGAATGCCCACGTGCTGATACGGCAAAAACCATGGAAGAGGCTTATAAAGTGCTCGATATGGTGGGCTTCCCTTGTATCATTCGTCCTTCGTTTACTATGGGCGGAACCGGTGGTGGTATCGCGTATAATAAAGAAGAATTTGAAGAAATCTGTCGTCGCGGTTTAGATCTTTCTCCAACCAATGAGCTTCTTATCGATGAATCATTGATTGGTTGGAAAGAGTACGAAATGGAAGTGGTTCGTGATAAAGCGGATAACTGCATCATCGTCTGTGCGATTGAAAACTTCGACGCAATGGGCATCCACACCGGTGATTCAATCACCGTTGCACCAGCTCAAACACTAACTGACAAAGAATACCAATTAATGCGTAACGCTTCTTTAGCGGTATTGCGTGAGATTGGTGTTGAGACTGGTGGTTCAAACGTACAGTTTGGTATTAACCCGAAAGATGGCCGTATGGTTATCATCGAGATGAACCCACGTGTTTCTCGCTCATCTGCATTAGCTTCTAAAGCAACAGGTTTCCCGATTGCTAAAATTGCAGCAAAACTTGCGATAGGTTACACCCTTGATGAGTTGATGAATGACATCACTGGTGGCGCAACACCGGCATCATTTGAACCTACCATTGATTATGTTGTAACTAAGATCCCTCGCTTTAACTTTGAGAAATTTGCTGGTGCGAATGACCGATTAACGACTCAAATGAAGTCGGTTGGTGAAGTGATGGCTATTGGTCGTAACCAACAAGAATCATTACAAAAAGCATTACGCGGCTTAGAAGTCGGCCGTGATGGTTTTGATGAAATGGTGGATCTTGAAGCACCAGATGCACTGACTAAGATTCGCCAAGAATTGAAAGAAGCCGGTTGTGACCGTATTTGGTATATTGCTGATGCATTCCGTGCTGGCATGTCGGTTGATGGTGTATTCAACTTAACCAATGTTGATCGTTGGTTCCTAGTTCAAATTGAGGAACTAGTGAAACTGGAAGAAGAAGTCAGAGCTGGCGGTTACGCTGGTTTAAACGAAGATGTTCTTCGCAAGATGAAACGTAAAGGCTTCGGTGATGCACGTTTAGCGAAAATCTTAGGTGTGGCGGAAAGCGAAATTCGCCGCATGCGTGAACAGTTTGATATTCATCCTGTTTACAAGCGTGTCGATACTTGTGCTGCTGAGTTTTCTTCAGATACCGCTTACATGTACTCATCTTATGATGAAGAGTGTGAAGCTAACCCATCAGACAGAGATAAAATCATAGTATTGGGCGGTGGTCCAAACCGTATAGGTCAAGGTATTGAGTTTGACTACTGTTGTGTTCATGCATCATTAGCATTACGTGAAGACGGTTATGAAACCATCATGGTTAACTGTAACCCTGAAACGGTTTCAACAGACTACGACACTTCTGACCGCTTGTATTTTGAACCCGTAACATTGGAAGATGTACTAGAAATTGTACGCATTGAAAAGCCGAAAGGTGTGATTGTGCAATACGGTGGTCAAACGCCACTTAAGTTGGCACGCGCACTAGAAGCGGCTGGTGTTCCAATTATTGGTACTAGCCCGGATGCGATTGACCGCGCGGAAGACCGTGAACGCTTCCAAACCGCTGTTGACCGTTTAGGACTACTACAGCCAGAAAATGCCACGGTAACCACAATGGAACAAGCGATTGAAAAATCTCGTGAAATTGGTTACCCACTAGTCGTACGTCCTTCGTATGTACTAGGTGGCCGTGCGATGGAAATCGTGTATGACGAACAAGATCTACGCCGTTACTTTAACGAAGCGGTAAGCGTATCGAATGAATCGCCAGTTCTTCTAGACTTATTCTTAGATGATGCGGTTGAAGTGGATGTTGATGCGATTTGCGATGGTGAGCAAGTGGTGATTGGCGGCATCATGGAACACATCGAACAAGCTGGTGTTCACTCTGGTGACTCCGCATGTTCATTGCCGGCTTATACACTAAGCAAAGAAATTCAAGATGTGATGCGCGAGCAAGTTGAAAAGCTAGCGTTTGAGTTAGGCGTACGCGGCTTAATGAATACCCAATTTGCGGTTAAAGATGGCAAAGTATACCTAATCGAAGTGAACCCTCGTGCGGCACGTACCGTTCCATTTGTATCGAAAGCAACCGGCGCTCCATTAGCGAAGATTGCAGCGCGCGTCATGGCGGGGCAATCTCTAGCATCACAAGGGTTCACCAAAGAAATTATTCCACCTTACTACTCAGTGAAAGAGGTCGTATTACCGTTTAACAAGTTCCTAGGTGTGGATCCATTGTTAGGCCCTGAAATGCGTTCAACGGGTGAAGTGATGGGGGTAGGCAAAACCTTTGCTCAAGCCTTTGCTAAAGCTGAACTGGGGATCGGTAATGTTTATCCTGAAGGTGGTCGTGCACTGCTTTCTGTTCGTAAAGAAGATAAAGAACGTGTCGTTGAATTGGCCTCTCAGTTAATCAAACTGGGCTACCAGCTAGATGCAACGCACGGCACAGCAGTTGTGTTAGGCGAGGCGGGCATTAACCCACGCTTAGTGAACAAGGTTCATGAAGGTCGTCCTCATATTCTTGACCGTATCAAGAACAATGAATACACCTACATTGTAAACACGGCTGCAGGTCGTCAAGCAATTGAAGACTCTAAAGTACTACGTCGCGGCGCACTACAAGAAAAAGTGAACTATACGACGACGCTTAATGCGGCTTTCGCGAGTTGCATGGCACACAAAGAAGATAACCGTTCTGATGTCAGTTCTGTTCAAGAGCTACATGCGAAGGTAAAAGCTTCACTGGCTTAA